A region of Peromyscus maniculatus bairdii isolate BWxNUB_F1_BW_parent chromosome 7, HU_Pman_BW_mat_3.1, whole genome shotgun sequence DNA encodes the following proteins:
- the LOC102912554 gene encoding olfactory receptor 8C8-like — protein sequence MFLQMLHMKQMNMENDSSVTEFILVGLTDQPELQLPLFVLFLVNYTATVVGNLSLMSLICLNSHLHTPMYFLILNLSFIDFCYSFVFTPKMLMSFVSENNTISFTGCMAQLFFFCLFVNSECYVLTAMAYDRYVAICRPLLYTLVMSPRTCSLLMLASHLMGLSTAIVHTGCIFRLRFCDSKVINHYMCDTFPLLELSCGSSHASELVSSVSVAVVVVVSSLIIVSSYTLILVNVIHLSSSKGWSKAVSTCSSHIITVALFYGFGLLAHIKPSSAESVVQRKFFSVVYTFVLPLLNPLIYSLRNKDVKLAVKRTLKRITV from the coding sequence ATGTTCCTACAGATGCTACACATGAAGCAAATGAATATGGAGAATGACTCTTCAGTGACTGAGTTCATTCTTGTGGGATTAacagaccagcctgagctccagCTGCCCCTCTTTGTCCTGTTCTTGGTGAACTACACAGCCACCGTGGTGGGAAACTTGAGTTTAATGAGTCTCATCTGTCTGAATTCGCATCTTCATACACCAATGTACTTTTTAATCCTCAACTTGTCCTTCATTGACTTctgttattcatttgtttttacccCCAAAATGCTGATGagctttgtctcagaaaacaatacCATCTCCTTCACAGGATGCATGGCTCagctattttttttctgcctttttgtTAACTCTGAGTGCTATGTGCTGACAGCCATGGCCTATGACAGGTATGTGGCCATCTGTAGACCCCTTCTGTACACACTAGTCATGTCTCCCAGGACTTGTTCCCTGCTAATGCTTGCATCACACTTGATGGGGCTCTCTACTGCCATTGTCCACACAGGATGTATTTTTAGGCTAAGGTTTTGTGATTCCAAAGTCATCAACCACTACATGTGTGATACATTCCCCCTCCTTGAGCTCTCCTGTGGTAGCAGCCATGCCAGTGAGCTTGTGAGTTCTGTTTCTGTGGCTGTAGTTGTTGTTGTATCTAGCCTCATTATTGTATCCTCCTACACTTTGATTCTTGTTAATGTCATTCATTTGTCATCATCTAAGGGTTGGTCCAAAGCCGTGAGCACATGTAGTTCTCACATAATAACTGTTGCCCTCTTCTATGGATTTGGTCTGCTCGCTCACATCAAACCATCATCGGCAGAGTCCGTGGTTCAGAGGAAATTTTTTTCAGTAGTTTACACTTTTGTGCTGCCTTTGCTGAACCCCCTCATTTACAGCCTCAGGAACAAGGATGTCaaacttgctgtgaagagaacacTGAAGAGAATCACAGTCTAA